The following proteins are encoded in a genomic region of Anolis carolinensis isolate JA03-04 unplaced genomic scaffold, rAnoCar3.1.pri scaffold_12, whole genome shotgun sequence:
- the LOC100553595 gene encoding uncharacterized protein LOC100553595: MGIGEETRLGEVQTMDRGLCCSLLLLLALKAAAPKRGNGSGPIWGSSWGATVGPLGSPPPLFDCSLQGVGDWPLSPTSMEMVANRSQNEQEGHVGDFRIWVILPIFLLLAFIFILTCCCECLLKRMIAAFERNWRSNNLPLRVFNQSSSNGYGAFENIERQAPDIEGSQDSAASVDDGIIWMRIPPRERGDSEVTLEADKVA, translated from the exons ATGGGGATTGGTGAGGAGACCCGTCTTGGAGAAGTGCAAACAATGGATCGGGGATTATGTTGCTCTTTGCTTTTGCTGCTTGCCCTGAAGGCAGCCGCTCCAAAGAGAGGGAATGGATCGGGACCCATTTGGGGCTCCAGTTGGGGGGCCACAGTTGGGCCTTTGGGGTCTCCCCCTCCTCTGTTTGACTGCTCCCTGCAAGGGGTGGGAGATTGGCCCCTCTCCCCAACTTCCATGGAAATGGTAGCCAACCGCAGCCAGAATGAACAGGAAGGCCATGTCGGAG attttCGGATTTGGGTCATACTCCCCATCTTCCTACTCTTAGCTTTTATCTTCATCTTAACATGTTGCTGCGAATGCCTCCTGAAACGAATGATAGCCGCCTTCGAACGAAACTGGAGGAGCAATAACCTCCCCCTGAGGGTCTTCAACCAGAGCTCCAGCAATGGCTACGGGGCTTTTGAAAACATCGAAAGGCAGGCTCCTGATATAGAGGGATCTCAAGATAGTGCCGCTTCAGTGGATGATGGGATCATTTGGATGAGGATCCCTCCTCGGGAGAGAGGAGACTCTGAGGTCACCCTGGAAGCAGACAAGGTGGCTTAA